The following proteins come from a genomic window of Paucimonas lemoignei:
- the panE1 gene encoding 2-dehydropantoate 2-reductase, translating to MKTELKRPRIGIIGTGAIGGFYGVMLARAGFDVHFLLRSEFDAVTRDGLQIDSAVHGEMILKPAQAYRSAADMPPCDWVLIGAKSTSNPGLAPLIVQAAAPDAKVLVLQNGLGVEDSLRDALPDALHLLGGLCFISVYRAGPGKVVHQAFGRVNIGYHSGPASTDEARQAIVEQGAGLFQAAGLESEAMANLAQARWQKLVWNVPYNGLSTLFGATTTPLMSDPHSRELIQALMDEVVQGAKACGHDLPAGYAQSLFAMTETMPDYRPSMYLDYQEQRPLELDAIYGKPLEAAMQAGCAMPRVRMLHQALAFLDARQQVKPPGH from the coding sequence ATGAAGACTGAGCTCAAACGGCCGAGGATCGGCATTATTGGCACCGGCGCAATTGGAGGGTTTTACGGCGTGATGCTGGCCAGGGCGGGGTTCGATGTGCATTTTCTGCTGCGCAGTGAGTTTGATGCCGTCACCCGGGACGGGCTGCAGATCGACAGCGCGGTGCATGGCGAGATGATTCTGAAACCCGCACAGGCCTATCGTTCGGCCGCCGACATGCCGCCCTGCGACTGGGTGCTGATAGGCGCCAAGTCCACCAGTAATCCCGGTCTCGCGCCCTTGATCGTTCAAGCCGCTGCGCCGGATGCCAAGGTGCTGGTCCTGCAGAATGGTCTGGGCGTGGAAGACAGCCTGCGGGACGCGCTGCCCGACGCCCTGCATCTACTGGGCGGGTTGTGTTTCATATCGGTGTATCGCGCGGGGCCGGGCAAGGTCGTGCATCAGGCCTTTGGCCGGGTCAACATCGGCTACCACAGCGGACCGGCGTCGACGGATGAAGCGCGTCAGGCGATCGTCGAACAGGGCGCGGGGTTGTTTCAGGCAGCGGGGCTGGAGTCCGAAGCCATGGCCAATCTGGCCCAGGCGCGCTGGCAAAAGCTGGTCTGGAATGTGCCTTATAACGGTCTGTCCACACTGTTTGGCGCAACCACCACGCCGCTGATGAGCGATCCCCACAGTCGGGAGCTGATCCAGGCGTTGATGGATGAAGTGGTGCAGGGCGCCAAGGCCTGCGGGCATGATTTACCGGCTGGTTATGCGCAATCACTGTTTGCCATGACTGAAACCATGCCCGATTACCGGCCCAGCATGTACCTGGATTATCAGGAACAGCGGCCGCTGGAGCTGGACGCCATTTATGGCAAGCCACTGGAGGCAGCGATGCAGGCTGGATGCGCCATGCCACGGGTGCGTATGCTGCATCAGGCGCTGGCATTTCTCGATGCCCGCCAACAGGTGAAACCTCCAGGGCACTGA
- a CDS encoding acetyltransferase-like protein, translating into MSEALSINHDQAGHQFEISIDGHRAYLTYMDLGKQTLDIYRTFVPNALRGRGIAAALTEQALDYADSIGYTVIPSCSYVERYMERNQRQAAKI; encoded by the coding sequence ATGAGCGAGGCGTTGTCCATCAACCATGACCAGGCCGGTCACCAGTTTGAAATCAGTATCGACGGTCACCGGGCTTACCTGACCTATATGGACCTGGGTAAGCAGACGCTGGATATTTATCGGACCTTCGTCCCCAATGCCCTGCGTGGCAGAGGCATCGCCGCTGCGTTGACCGAGCAGGCACTCGATTATGCCGACAGTATCGGTTATACCGTCATCCCTTCGTGTTCTTACGTCGAGCGCTACATGGAGCGCAATCAGCGCCAGGCCGCGAAGATCTGA
- a CDS encoding permease, producing the protein MVRLPFLRLLNLATRQLLRDARAGELRVLFFALLVAVAASTAIGYFGARLNGAMLLRATEFLGADLVVEGSSPAKPEQVQAGEALKLDHAQIVVFSTVIATDAGIQLSSIKAVDAVYPLRGELKSAADLYQPEEVSRGPKPGEAWAESRLFPAVDLKIGDDIDVGSKTLKLTRVLTYEPDRAGNFYSLTPRVMINMADLQATGVVQPGSRVSYRDMWSGPPEALAAYRKAIEPGLEPHQEIKDARDGSQQIGGALGKAERYLNMASLVAVLLAGVAVALSAARFAVRRFDASALMRCLGLSRNEALVLFSLQLAMLGLLASLSGALLGWLAQLALFGLLHDLLPATVPPGGVLPALAGIGTGLVALAGFALPPLAALGRVPPLRVLRRDMLPIPASSWLVYGAALLALGLIMWRLSLDLVLTFALLGGGVIAAVVLGGLLLLTLKSLRRLLASASLPWRLGLGQLLRYPLAAAGQSLAFGLILLSMGLIALLRGELLDTWQNQLPKDAPNYFVLNVLPDQKDAFAQQISKLSPHAAPLYPVVPGRLMNINGEPVNNFVTKDSRGENATRRDLNLTWAADLPEGNTLTAGNWWAANGETSAVPGVSVETKLAESLQIKLGDKLSFTVGGLSRDAVVTSLRDVNWDTFQPNFFIIFQPGTLQDLPTTYMTSFYLPAGNDKQIVELSRTFPAISILGVEALLAQVRSILDQVTLAVQFVLLFVLAAGVAVLFSGLQSTLDERIRQGALVRALGAERALLIKARRIEFGLLGAVSGLLAALGCELVTFALYRYAFDLQWAPHPWLLLLPVIGALLVGGAGVFGTRRALNVSPLTVLRDG; encoded by the coding sequence ATGGTACGTCTGCCGTTTCTCCGTCTGCTGAACCTCGCCACTCGCCAACTGCTGCGCGACGCACGCGCCGGGGAATTGCGAGTCCTGTTCTTTGCCCTGCTGGTGGCCGTTGCCGCCAGCACTGCCATCGGTTATTTCGGCGCCCGCCTCAATGGCGCGATGCTGCTGCGTGCAACCGAGTTTCTCGGCGCCGATCTGGTCGTGGAGGGCTCAAGCCCGGCCAAGCCTGAGCAAGTCCAGGCGGGTGAAGCACTCAAGCTGGATCACGCGCAAATCGTGGTGTTCTCCACCGTGATCGCCACCGACGCCGGTATTCAGCTGTCCAGCATCAAGGCGGTGGACGCGGTTTACCCACTGCGCGGCGAGTTGAAAAGCGCAGCCGACCTTTATCAGCCCGAAGAGGTCAGCCGTGGCCCGAAACCCGGCGAAGCCTGGGCCGAGTCGCGCCTGTTCCCGGCCGTGGATCTGAAAATCGGTGACGACATCGACGTCGGCTCCAAAACCCTCAAATTGACCCGCGTGCTGACCTACGAGCCGGATCGCGCAGGCAACTTCTACAGCCTGACGCCTCGCGTCATGATCAACATGGCCGACCTGCAAGCCACTGGTGTTGTGCAACCGGGCAGCCGCGTCAGCTATCGAGACATGTGGAGCGGCCCGCCTGAAGCGCTGGCCGCCTACCGCAAAGCCATCGAACCCGGCCTTGAACCTCATCAGGAAATAAAAGACGCCCGTGATGGCAGCCAGCAGATTGGCGGCGCACTGGGCAAAGCCGAGCGTTATCTGAACATGGCCAGCCTGGTGGCGGTGTTACTTGCCGGTGTCGCGGTGGCACTGTCTGCGGCGCGTTTTGCCGTGCGCCGCTTTGATGCCAGCGCGCTGATGCGCTGCCTCGGGTTATCGCGCAACGAAGCGCTGGTGTTGTTCAGCCTGCAACTGGCGATGCTCGGCCTGCTGGCCAGCTTGAGCGGTGCGCTGCTGGGCTGGCTGGCGCAACTGGCGCTATTCGGTCTGCTGCATGATCTTTTGCCTGCAACAGTGCCGCCAGGCGGCGTGCTGCCTGCCTTGGCGGGTATCGGCACGGGGCTGGTGGCATTGGCCGGGTTTGCTCTGCCGCCACTGGCCGCGTTGGGCCGGGTGCCGCCGCTTCGGGTACTGCGCCGGGATATGCTGCCGATCCCGGCCAGCTCCTGGCTGGTCTACGGCGCTGCCCTGCTCGCCCTCGGTTTGATCATGTGGCGCCTGAGCCTGGATCTGGTCCTGACCTTCGCCCTGCTGGGCGGTGGCGTGATTGCCGCCGTGGTGTTGGGCGGTTTGTTGCTGCTGACACTTAAAAGCCTGCGCCGCCTGCTGGCCAGCGCCTCTCTGCCCTGGCGTCTGGGGCTGGGTCAGTTGCTGCGCTATCCGCTGGCTGCTGCCGGGCAATCCCTGGCGTTTGGTTTGATTCTGCTGTCCATGGGTTTGATTGCGCTGTTGCGCGGCGAACTGCTGGACACCTGGCAAAACCAGCTACCCAAGGATGCGCCGAACTACTTCGTGCTCAACGTGCTGCCCGATCAAAAGGACGCTTTCGCGCAACAGATCAGCAAACTTTCGCCCCACGCCGCGCCGCTGTATCCGGTTGTGCCGGGGCGGCTGATGAACATCAACGGTGAGCCGGTGAATAATTTCGTCACCAAGGACTCCCGTGGCGAAAACGCGACCCGCCGTGACCTGAACCTGACCTGGGCCGCTGACTTGCCCGAAGGCAACACCCTGACCGCAGGCAACTGGTGGGCAGCCAACGGCGAAACCAGCGCAGTGCCGGGTGTGTCGGTGGAAACAAAGCTGGCCGAAAGCCTGCAAATCAAGCTGGGTGACAAGCTGAGCTTCACGGTCGGCGGCCTGAGTCGCGACGCGGTGGTGACCAGCCTGCGCGACGTCAACTGGGACACGTTCCAGCCCAACTTCTTCATCATCTTCCAGCCCGGCACCCTGCAGGACCTGCCGACTACGTACATGACCAGCTTCTATTTGCCTGCCGGTAATGATAAGCAGATCGTGGAGCTCTCGCGGACCTTCCCGGCGATCAGCATCCTGGGCGTCGAAGCCTTATTGGCGCAGGTGCGCAGCATCCTCGACCAGGTCACGCTGGCCGTGCAGTTCGTGCTGCTGTTCGTGCTGGCGGCAGGCGTCGCGGTGCTGTTCTCCGGCTTGCAGTCGACATTGGATGAGCGCATCCGCCAAGGCGCGCTGGTCCGCGCCCTGGGTGCTGAACGAGCCTTGCTGATCAAGGCGCGACGCATCGAGTTCGGACTGCTGGGAGCGGTCAGCGGATTGCTCGCGGCACTGGGTTGCGAACTGGTGACCTTCGCCTTGTATCGCTATGCCTTCGACCTGCAATGGGCGCCACATCCGTGGCTGTTGTTGCTGCCGGTGATCGGCGCCTTACTGGTCGGCGGCGCAGGGGTATTCGGCACCCGTCGAGCCTTGAATGTCAGCCCCCTGACGGTACTGCGCGATGGCTGA
- the ybiS gene encoding ErfK/YbiS/YcfS/YnhG, whose protein sequence is MLSRIPAVTRCLSLAALCAAGSVSALEFPLPPPGEDIIGQVQTVTARYEDTFADLGTQYDLGYLEMIAANPGVDPWLPGAGTQIVLPTRFVLPPGPREGIVINLAEYRMYYFPKGQNVVHTYPLGVGREGWGSPIGVTKVIAKTPNPTWTPPASIRAEHAADGDPLPNVVPAGPDNPLGPFKFGLGMSGYLIHGSNKKFGIGMRTSHGCFRMYNNNVLELAEMAPVGTTVRIISEPYKFGLSGGKVYLEAHTPVDDNGNPSVVDKHTAVINALLKREDLSNNLRMNWDLVRDVVAAEDGMPVEIAVPGAPVTAGVQDQVPFQ, encoded by the coding sequence ATGTTGTCGCGCATACCAGCCGTTACCCGCTGTTTGTCGCTTGCTGCACTGTGTGCGGCGGGCTCCGTTTCCGCTCTGGAATTCCCTCTGCCGCCGCCGGGTGAAGACATCATTGGCCAGGTGCAGACGGTCACGGCGCGATACGAAGACACCTTTGCCGACCTGGGTACCCAGTACGACCTGGGTTATCTGGAAATGATCGCTGCCAATCCGGGCGTCGACCCCTGGCTACCGGGTGCAGGCACGCAGATCGTTCTGCCGACCCGCTTCGTGCTGCCACCCGGCCCGCGCGAAGGGATTGTGATCAACCTGGCTGAATACCGCATGTACTACTTCCCAAAAGGGCAGAACGTCGTGCACACCTATCCATTGGGTGTTGGCCGTGAAGGTTGGGGTTCGCCGATTGGTGTCACCAAGGTGATCGCCAAGACGCCAAACCCGACCTGGACACCTCCGGCCTCGATCCGCGCCGAACATGCCGCTGACGGCGATCCACTGCCCAACGTCGTGCCTGCCGGGCCGGACAACCCTCTGGGGCCGTTCAAGTTCGGCCTGGGGATGTCTGGCTACCTGATCCACGGTTCCAACAAGAAGTTCGGTATCGGCATGCGCACCAGCCATGGTTGCTTCCGCATGTATAACAACAACGTGCTGGAATTGGCAGAGATGGCGCCGGTGGGCACTACCGTGCGGATCATCAGCGAGCCGTACAAGTTTGGCTTGAGTGGTGGCAAGGTCTACCTCGAAGCGCACACGCCTGTTGATGACAACGGTAATCCGTCGGTGGTCGACAAGCATACGGCGGTGATCAATGCGTTGCTCAAGCGCGAAGATTTGTCGAATAACCTGCGCATGAACTGGGATCTGGTGCGGGATGTGGTGGCGGCTGAGGATGGCATGCCGGTGGAGATTGCGGTGCCGGGTGCTCCGGTGACGGCGGGTGTGCAGGATCAGGTTCCGTTTCAGTGA
- the oprI gene encoding outer membrane lipoprotein OprI codes for MNNVLKFSALALAAVLATGCSSVSKETEARLTATEDAAARSQARADEAYRKADEALAAAQKAQQTADEANERALRMLDKASRK; via the coding sequence ATGAACAACGTTCTGAAATTCTCTGCTCTGGCTCTGGCCGCAGTTCTGGCCACCGGTTGCAGCAGCGTATCCAAAGAAACCGAAGCTCGTCTGACAGCTACCGAAGACGCAGCAGCTCGTTCGCAAGCTCGCGCTGATGAAGCTTATCGCAAAGCTGATGAAGCTCTGGCTGCTGCTCAAAAAGCTCAGCAAACTGCTGACGAAGCCAACGAGCGCGCTCTGCGTATGTTGGACAAGGCTAGCCGCAAGTAA
- a CDS encoding 5'-nucleotidase, with protein MAKIPDNTLVLAISSRALFDLRESHAVYMADGVEAYRKYQIDHEDEILEQGDAYLLVEKLLSLNANLSQAGVEVILVSRNSADTGLRVFNSIQHYGLDITRAAFVGGRSPYPYLAAFGCHLFLSTHAEDVRSALDAGFAAATILSGGARRAASAELRIAFDGDAVLFSDESERVYQSGGLEAFQASERESAREPLRGGPFKPFLAALNLLQREFPEESCPIRTALVTARSAPAHERVIRTLREWDIRLDESLFLGGLEKSAFLEAFAADVFFDDQPGHCEKARDVVATGHVPHGISNELKP; from the coding sequence ATGGCAAAGATCCCCGATAACACGTTGGTATTGGCAATTTCCTCTCGCGCCCTGTTTGACCTGCGCGAGAGCCATGCGGTGTACATGGCCGACGGCGTAGAGGCCTACCGCAAGTACCAGATTGACCACGAAGACGAGATTCTCGAACAGGGTGACGCCTACCTGTTGGTGGAAAAACTCCTGAGCCTGAACGCCAATCTGAGCCAGGCCGGGGTCGAGGTGATTCTGGTGTCGCGCAACAGTGCCGATACCGGGCTGCGGGTGTTCAACTCCATCCAGCATTACGGACTGGACATCACCCGTGCGGCCTTTGTCGGCGGTCGCAGCCCTTACCCTTACCTGGCGGCATTCGGTTGCCACTTGTTTTTGTCCACCCACGCCGAAGATGTGCGCAGTGCGCTAGATGCCGGTTTTGCGGCGGCGACGATTCTTTCCGGGGGTGCACGTCGAGCCGCCAGTGCCGAGCTGCGCATTGCCTTTGACGGTGATGCGGTGTTGTTTTCAGATGAATCCGAGCGGGTTTATCAGTCCGGTGGTCTGGAGGCATTCCAGGCCAGTGAGCGTGAGTCCGCACGCGAGCCGCTGCGGGGTGGGCCGTTCAAGCCTTTTCTGGCAGCGCTCAATCTGTTGCAGCGCGAGTTTCCGGAAGAGAGCTGCCCGATTCGTACCGCGTTGGTCACTGCCCGGTCGGCACCTGCCCATGAGCGTGTGATCCGCACGTTACGCGAATGGGACATCCGCCTGGATGAATCGCTGTTTCTTGGCGGGTTGGAAAAGTCGGCGTTCCTCGAGGCTTTTGCCGCCGACGTCTTCTTCGATGACCAGCCGGGGCACTGCGAAAAAGCCCGGGATGTGGTCGCCACCGGGCACGTCCCCCACGGCATCAGTAATGAGTTGAAACCCTGA
- the lolD_2 gene encoding ABC transporter, with product MSESILSALSLSKVVPSTEGDLTILHELSLELNKGDSLAIVGASGSGKSTLLGLLAGLDLPSAGAVILAGRNLSELDEDQRARVRAEHVGFVFQSFQLLDSLNALENVMLPMELEGRKDAREQARLLLERVGLGKRLTHTPRQLSGGEQQRVAIARAFAADPAVLFADEPTGNLDSQTGERISDLLFELNKERGTTLVLVTHDERLAHRCRRLIRLEGGRLVAPLEP from the coding sequence ATGAGTGAAAGTATTCTCAGTGCTCTGAGCCTCAGTAAAGTGGTCCCCAGCACCGAAGGTGACCTGACCATCCTGCACGAACTCTCTCTGGAACTAAACAAGGGCGACAGTCTGGCTATCGTCGGCGCGTCCGGTTCCGGCAAGTCCACCCTCTTGGGTTTGCTCGCTGGCCTGGACCTGCCCAGCGCTGGCGCAGTGATTCTGGCCGGTCGCAACCTTAGCGAACTGGATGAAGACCAGCGCGCCCGGGTTCGCGCCGAGCACGTGGGTTTCGTGTTTCAGTCTTTTCAGTTGCTCGACAGCCTCAACGCCCTGGAAAACGTCATGCTGCCCATGGAGCTGGAAGGCCGCAAGGACGCCAGGGAACAAGCCCGCCTGTTACTTGAGCGCGTCGGCCTGGGCAAACGCCTGACCCACACACCGCGCCAGCTGTCCGGCGGCGAGCAGCAACGGGTCGCCATCGCTCGGGCCTTTGCTGCCGACCCGGCCGTACTGTTCGCCGATGAACCCACCGGTAACCTGGACAGCCAGACCGGCGAGCGCATCAGCGACCTGCTGTTCGAATTGAACAAGGAGCGTGGCACGACGCTGGTGCTGGTCACCCATGACGAACGTCTGGCTCACCGCTGCCGCCGCCTGATCCGTCTCGAAGGTGGCCGTCTGGTCGCCCCACTGGAGCCTTGA
- the trxA_1 gene encoding lipoprotein translates to MLARRRTCVIRNTVSPTRSLLQGAVWSLDLTELELSDFDIDHQLLELPGLTLVIFTSVGCASCRYTRQQLPKLAFEVDRVCWIDAEENGGAVARYEVFHLPALFVVRDGQFYGALRSPLTASDLGQALASALSREPDELP, encoded by the coding sequence TTGTTGGCGAGGCGCCGGACCTGCGTAATCAGAAATACCGTCTCGCCAACGCGTTCGCTCCTACAAGGGGCTGTCTGGAGCCTGGACTTGACCGAACTTGAACTGAGCGACTTCGATATCGACCATCAGCTATTAGAGCTGCCGGGACTAACGCTAGTGATTTTTACCAGTGTCGGCTGCGCAAGTTGTCGGTATACCCGGCAGCAATTGCCAAAGCTGGCATTTGAGGTCGACAGGGTCTGCTGGATCGACGCCGAAGAAAACGGTGGTGCGGTGGCGCGCTACGAGGTTTTCCATTTGCCCGCACTGTTCGTGGTGCGTGACGGGCAGTTTTACGGGGCGTTGCGTTCGCCACTGACTGCCAGTGATCTTGGTCAGGCATTGGCGAGCGCGTTATCCCGCGAGCCTGATGAGTTGCCATAG
- the tesA gene encoding lipolytic protein has translation MRAWFLSAGLGLLLLSQGAAAGTVLVVGDSISAAFGLDTRLGWVTLLEQRMKDEGFTDKVVNASISGDTSAGGQARLPALLAEHKPELVILELGGNDGLRGQQPAQLQQNLASMIDRSRDAGAKVLLLGMQIPPNYGPRYTNAFKAVYSDLAAEKKVPLVPFFLEGVGGVPELMQADGLHPAAGAQGKLLENVWPALKPLL, from the coding sequence ATGCGTGCGTGGTTTTTAAGTGCTGGCCTGGGGTTGCTGTTGCTGTCACAAGGAGCGGCGGCGGGCACGGTGCTGGTCGTTGGGGATAGTATCAGCGCGGCTTTCGGCCTGGATACCCGCCTGGGGTGGGTAACGTTGCTTGAGCAACGCATGAAAGACGAAGGTTTCACCGACAAAGTGGTCAATGCCTCGATCAGCGGCGACACCAGCGCCGGGGGCCAGGCGCGGCTACCTGCGCTGCTTGCAGAGCATAAGCCGGAGCTGGTGATCCTCGAACTGGGTGGCAATGATGGCCTGCGTGGCCAGCAGCCTGCTCAATTGCAACAAAACCTTGCATCGATGATTGATCGCTCCAGGGATGCTGGCGCCAAGGTGCTTTTATTGGGCATGCAGATCCCGCCCAACTACGGGCCGCGTTACACCAATGCGTTCAAGGCGGTGTACAGCGATCTTGCTGCGGAGAAAAAGGTCCCGTTGGTGCCGTTTTTCCTGGAGGGCGTAGGTGGGGTCCCGGAGTTGATGCAGGCCGACGGGCTGCACCCGGCAGCCGGGGCGCAGGGCAAGTTGCTGGAAAATGTCTGGCCAGCGCTAAAACCGCTGCTTTGA
- the aroF_1 gene encoding phospho-2-dehydro-3-deoxyheptonate aldolase, with the protein MADLPIDDLNVSSNETLITPDQLKREIPLTDAALHTVSQGREVVRNILDGKDHRLFVVIGPCSIHDIKAAHEYAERLKALAAEVSDTLYLVMRVYFEKPRTTVGWKGLINDPYLDDSFKIEDGLHIGRQLLLDLAEMGLPTATEALDPISPQYLQDLISWSAIGARTTESQTHREMASGLSSAVGFKNGTDGGLTVAINALQSVSSPHRFLGINQEGGVSIVTTKGNAYGHVVLRGGNGKPNYDSVSVALCEQALTKAKVKPNIMVDCSHANSNKDPALQPLVMENVANQILEGNQSIIGLMVESHLNWGCQAIPKDLSDLQYGVSVTDACIDWESTEKTLRSMHAKLKDVLPNRQRG; encoded by the coding sequence ATGGCTGATTTACCGATTGACGACCTGAACGTTTCCTCCAACGAGACCCTGATCACGCCGGATCAGCTCAAGCGCGAAATCCCGCTCACCGACGCCGCACTGCACACAGTCAGCCAGGGTCGTGAAGTGGTTCGCAACATTCTCGACGGCAAGGACCATCGCCTGTTCGTGGTCATCGGGCCTTGCTCGATCCACGACATCAAGGCTGCCCACGAATACGCCGAACGCCTCAAGGCCCTGGCCGCCGAGGTGTCCGACACGCTGTACCTGGTGATGCGGGTCTATTTCGAGAAGCCGCGTACCACCGTGGGCTGGAAAGGCCTGATCAACGATCCGTACCTGGATGACTCGTTCAAGATCGAAGACGGTCTGCACATCGGCCGCCAGTTGCTGCTGGACCTGGCCGAAATGGGCCTGCCAACCGCCACCGAAGCACTGGACCCGATCTCGCCTCAATACCTGCAGGATTTGATCAGCTGGTCTGCCATTGGCGCACGTACCACCGAATCCCAGACCCACCGCGAGATGGCCTCTGGCCTGTCTTCGGCCGTGGGTTTCAAAAATGGTACGGACGGCGGCCTGACGGTTGCGATCAACGCGTTACAGTCGGTTTCCAGCCCGCATCGTTTCCTGGGTATCAACCAGGAAGGCGGTGTCTCCATCGTGACCACCAAAGGCAACGCCTATGGCCACGTGGTGTTGCGCGGCGGCAATGGCAAGCCCAACTACGACTCGGTCAGCGTCGCGCTGTGCGAACAGGCCCTGACCAAGGCGAAGGTCAAACCCAACATCATGGTTGATTGCAGCCACGCCAACTCCAACAAGGACCCGGCTCTTCAGCCGCTGGTGATGGAAAACGTTGCCAACCAGATCCTGGAAGGCAACCAGTCAATCATCGGCCTCATGGTAGAGAGTCATTTGAATTGGGGCTGTCAGGCAATTCCCAAGGATTTGTCAGACCTGCAATACGGCGTGTCGGTTACCGACGCCTGCATTGATTGGGAAAGCACTGAAAAAACCTTGCGCAGCATGCACGCGAAGCTCAAGGACGTACTGCCGAACCGCCAGCGCGGCTGA